The Streptomyces sp. NBC_00691 genome has a segment encoding these proteins:
- the mtrA gene encoding two-component system response regulator MtrA, producing MKGRVLVVDDDTALAEMLGIVLRGEGFEPSFVADGDKALAAFREAKPDLVLLDLMLPGRDGIEVCRLIRAESGVPIVMLTAKSDTVDVVVGLESGADDYIVKPFKPKELVARIRARLRRSEEPAPEQLTIGDLVIDVAGHSVKREGQSIALTPLEFDLLVALARKPWQVFTREVLLEQVWGYRHAADTRLVNVHVQRLRSKVEKDPERPEIVVTVRGVGYKAGPS from the coding sequence ATGAAGGGACGCGTTCTTGTCGTCGACGACGACACCGCACTGGCCGAGATGCTCGGCATCGTGCTGCGGGGTGAAGGGTTCGAGCCGTCGTTCGTCGCGGACGGTGACAAGGCGCTTGCCGCATTCCGGGAGGCCAAGCCTGACCTGGTGCTGCTCGACCTGATGCTGCCCGGGAGGGACGGCATCGAGGTGTGCCGCCTGATCAGGGCCGAGTCGGGTGTGCCCATCGTCATGCTCACCGCGAAGAGTGACACGGTCGACGTGGTCGTGGGTCTGGAGTCAGGGGCCGACGACTACATCGTCAAGCCGTTCAAGCCGAAGGAGCTCGTGGCCCGTATCCGGGCACGGCTGCGGAGGTCCGAGGAGCCGGCGCCCGAGCAGCTCACCATCGGTGATCTGGTCATCGACGTGGCGGGGCACTCCGTGAAGCGGGAGGGGCAGTCCATCGCCCTCACTCCGCTGGAGTTCGACCTGCTGGTCGCGCTGGCGCGCAAGCCGTGGCAGGTGTTCACCCGGGAGGTGCTCCTCGAGCAGGTCTGGGGATACCGGCACGCGGCCGACACCCGACTGGTGAACGTGCACGTCCAGCGGCTGCGCTCGAAGGTCGAGAAGGACCCTGAGCGACCGGAGATCGTGGTGACCGTCCGTGGCGTCGGATACAAGGCGGGACCGAGCTGA
- the mtrB gene encoding MtrAB system histidine kinase MtrB yields the protein MSTGSTAPKPGDPGDRTGRAAGPGRGGSRSGRPPRGGRLFRDGTPGGPVLRLFARWVRRPLLPALRLWRRNIQLRIVAGTLLMSLGVVLLLGLVVIGQVRNGLLDAKERAAQSQAAGGFSAAQDRAATTPSAPGQQDGARAGASVNWRSTLVEQLASGGQSAFNVVALSLDAGEAASRGARASGEVDPTTSIPAELRYSVAQGTDTFQKFTRIHYTSGKSSEAGLVIGKRLNDAEGTQYELYYLFPLTQEEDSLTLVKGTLATAGLFVMVLLGAIAWLMVRQVVTPVRMAAGIAERLSAGRLQERMKVTGEDDIARLGEAFNKMAQNLQLKIQQLEELSRMQRRFVSDVSHELRTPLTTVRMAADVIHEARVDFDPITARSAELLGDQLDRFESLLSDLLEISRFDAGAAALEAEPIDLRQVVRRVIGGAEPLAERKGSRIVVVGDAQPVVAEADARRVERVLRNLVVNAVEHGEGRDVVVKLAAAGGAVAVAVRDYGVGLKPGEATRVFNRFWRADPARARTTGGTGLGLSIAVEDARLHGGWLQAWGEPGGGSQFRLTLPRTADEPLRGSPIPLEPEDSRRNREQAAAGRAQDAARLTAVPAQQVGDRPQLPVPPRLPAPSRATVDPTALPGSGARVVARATAENDGGGAGSATADAHGNAEREDGTRGR from the coding sequence ATGAGTACAGGCAGTACTGCTCCGAAGCCCGGGGACCCGGGAGACCGTACGGGGCGGGCTGCCGGACCGGGGCGGGGGGGCTCGCGTTCCGGCCGCCCGCCGCGTGGCGGAAGGCTTTTTCGGGACGGGACACCGGGTGGACCGGTCCTCCGGCTCTTCGCACGCTGGGTGCGTCGCCCGCTGCTGCCCGCTCTGCGGCTGTGGCGGCGCAACATCCAGCTGCGGATCGTCGCGGGCACCCTCCTGATGTCGCTCGGTGTGGTGCTGCTGCTCGGCCTGGTCGTGATCGGCCAGGTCCGCAACGGACTGCTCGACGCCAAGGAGAGGGCCGCCCAGAGCCAGGCCGCCGGTGGGTTCTCCGCCGCCCAGGACCGGGCGGCGACGACTCCGTCGGCACCGGGTCAGCAGGACGGTGCGCGGGCGGGCGCCTCGGTGAACTGGCGCTCCACTCTGGTCGAGCAGCTCGCCAGTGGTGGTCAGAGCGCCTTCAACGTGGTCGCGCTCTCCCTCGACGCCGGTGAGGCCGCGAGCCGCGGTGCCCGTGCCTCCGGGGAGGTCGATCCGACCACCAGCATCCCGGCGGAACTGCGGTACTCGGTGGCCCAGGGCACGGACACCTTCCAGAAGTTCACCCGCATCCACTACACCAGCGGAAAGTCGTCCGAGGCCGGTCTGGTGATCGGCAAGCGGCTCAATGACGCCGAGGGCACCCAGTACGAGCTGTACTACCTCTTCCCGCTGACCCAGGAGGAGGACTCCCTCACCCTGGTCAAGGGCACCCTGGCGACCGCCGGGCTCTTCGTGATGGTGCTGCTCGGCGCCATCGCCTGGCTCATGGTGCGCCAGGTCGTCACCCCCGTGCGGATGGCCGCCGGGATCGCCGAGCGGCTCTCGGCGGGCCGCCTCCAGGAACGGATGAAGGTCACCGGCGAGGACGACATCGCCCGTCTGGGCGAAGCCTTCAACAAGATGGCCCAGAACCTCCAGCTCAAGATCCAGCAGCTGGAGGAGCTGTCGCGGATGCAGCGGCGGTTCGTCTCGGACGTCTCGCACGAGCTGCGGACCCCGCTGACCACGGTCCGGATGGCCGCCGACGTCATCCACGAGGCCCGCGTCGACTTCGACCCGATCACCGCACGCTCCGCCGAACTCCTCGGCGACCAGCTCGACCGCTTCGAGTCGCTGCTCTCCGACCTCCTGGAGATCAGCCGCTTCGACGCGGGAGCGGCCGCCCTGGAGGCCGAGCCGATAGACCTGCGGCAGGTCGTGCGCCGGGTCATCGGTGGCGCCGAACCCCTCGCCGAGCGCAAGGGCAGCCGGATCGTGGTCGTCGGCGACGCGCAGCCCGTGGTCGCCGAGGCGGATGCCCGCCGGGTCGAGCGGGTGCTGCGCAACCTCGTCGTCAACGCCGTCGAGCACGGTGAGGGCCGGGACGTGGTGGTGAAGCTGGCCGCCGCCGGCGGGGCCGTCGCCGTCGCGGTGCGCGACTACGGCGTCGGACTCAAGCCGGGCGAGGCGACCCGGGTCTTCAACCGTTTCTGGCGCGCCGACCCCGCCCGCGCGCGGACCACCGGCGGCACGGGCCTCGGCCTGTCGATCGCGGTGGAGGACGCCCGGCTGCACGGCGGCTGGCTCCAGGCCTGGGGAGAGCCCGGCGGAGGTTCGCAGTTCCGGCTCACCCTGCCGCGGACCGCGGACGAGCCGCTGCGCGGCTCCCCGATACCCCTGGAGCCCGAGGATTCCCGGCGCAACCGCGAGCAGGCGGCCGCCGGACGCGCCCAGGACGCCGCCCGCCTCACGGCGGTGCCGGCGCAGCAGGTCGGCGACCGGCCGCAGCTCCCCGTACCGCCGAGGCTTCCCGCGCCGTCGCGGGCGACCGTCGACCCGACGGCCCTGCCCGGCAGCGGGGCCCGGGTCGTGGCGCGTGCGACGGCGGAGAACGACGGCGGTGGGGCGGGCTCGGCCACGGCCGACGCACACGGGAACGCGGAGCGGGAGGACGGGACACGTGGGCGCTGA
- a CDS encoding DUF4350 domain-containing protein, producing the protein MSRPATSTTSTALSAHRLWTRARGAALVLALILIGGLALATLRSSDAHGSLDPRSADPNGSRAVAELLTSRGVELTLVTTLDEATAAAGPDTTLLVTTPDLLTPSQQSTLHRTMTRSTGRTVLVGAGLPSLGTLAPGVTSSTSTPVENRTPSCTLAEATRAGSVDLGGERYVTDPAATADSCYLSDGLPTLVRLPGLNTRDTVLLGSPDILHNKRLDQQGNASLALQLLGSRPHLVWYLPSLTDASAADAPDGTTGFLSLIPSGWLWATLQLALAALLAAVWRARRLGPLVTERLPVALRASEATEGRARLYRKANARDRAASVLRTATRTRIAPLLGVPVQDAQSADRLLPALSARLPETTADPRHLLFGPAPADDATLIRLADQLDALEREVRTS; encoded by the coding sequence ATGAGCCGACCGGCCACCAGCACCACGTCGACCGCCCTCTCGGCCCACCGGCTCTGGACCCGAGCCCGAGGCGCGGCCCTCGTCCTCGCCCTGATCCTCATCGGCGGCCTGGCCCTCGCGACGCTGCGCTCCTCCGACGCCCACGGCTCCCTCGACCCCCGCTCCGCCGATCCGAACGGCAGCCGGGCCGTCGCCGAACTCCTCACGTCCCGCGGCGTCGAGCTCACCCTCGTCACCACCCTCGACGAGGCCACCGCCGCGGCCGGCCCCGACACGACGCTCCTGGTCACCACACCCGACCTGCTGACCCCGTCTCAGCAGTCCACGCTCCACCGGACCATGACGCGCTCCACCGGCCGCACGGTCCTGGTCGGTGCGGGCCTGCCGTCCCTCGGCACCCTCGCCCCGGGAGTCACCAGCTCCACCAGCACCCCCGTGGAGAACCGCACCCCCTCCTGCACCCTGGCGGAGGCCACCCGCGCCGGCAGCGTCGACCTCGGTGGCGAGCGCTACGTCACCGACCCCGCCGCCACCGCGGACTCCTGCTACCTCTCCGACGGCCTGCCGACCCTGGTCCGGCTCCCTGGCCTGAACACCCGCGACACCGTCCTCCTCGGCTCGCCCGACATCCTCCACAACAAGCGTCTCGACCAGCAGGGCAACGCCTCGCTCGCCCTGCAACTCCTCGGCTCCCGGCCCCATCTCGTCTGGTACCTCCCCTCCCTGACCGATGCCTCCGCCGCCGACGCACCCGACGGCACCACGGGCTTCCTCTCCCTCATCCCCTCCGGCTGGCTGTGGGCCACACTCCAGCTCGCGCTCGCGGCCCTGCTCGCCGCCGTCTGGCGCGCCCGTCGCCTCGGCCCCCTGGTGACCGAACGCCTCCCCGTCGCCCTGCGCGCCTCCGAGGCCACCGAGGGCCGCGCCCGCCTCTACCGCAAGGCGAACGCCCGCGACCGCGCCGCCTCGGTGCTGCGCACCGCGACCCGCACGCGGATCGCCCCGCTGCTCGGCGTCCCCGTCCAGGACGCCCAGTCCGCCGATCGTCTCCTCCCCGCGCTCTCCGCCCGTCTCCCCGAGACCACCGCGGACCCCCGACACCTCCTCTTCGGCCCGGCTCCCGCCGACGACGCCACTCTCATCCGCCTGGCGGACCAACTCGACGCCCTCGAAAGAGAGGTACGCACCTCATGA
- a CDS encoding AAA family ATPase has product MSAPTPETATNSDSARASLEALRTEIGKAVVGQDPAVTGLVVALLCRGHVLLEGVPGVAKTLLVRSLAAALELDTKRVQFTPDLMPSDVTGSLVYDTRNSEFSFQPGPVFTNLLLADEINRTPPKTQASLLEAMEERQVTVDGTPRALPEPFLVAATQNPVEYEGTYPLPEAQLDRFLLKLTVPLPSRADEIQVLTRHAEGFDPRDLKAVGVRPVAGPAELEAARSAVAKVSVSAEIAGYVVDICRATRESPSLSLGVSPRGATALLSTARAWAWLTGRDYVTPDDVKALALPTLRHRIHLRPEAEMEGVTPDSVIHSILAHVPVPR; this is encoded by the coding sequence ATGAGCGCCCCGACCCCCGAGACCGCTACGAACTCGGACAGCGCCCGCGCCTCCCTGGAGGCCCTGCGCACCGAGATCGGAAAGGCCGTGGTCGGCCAGGACCCCGCCGTCACCGGTCTCGTCGTCGCCCTGCTCTGCCGTGGACACGTCCTCCTCGAAGGCGTACCCGGCGTCGCGAAGACCCTGCTGGTCCGCTCGCTCGCCGCCGCACTCGAACTCGACACCAAGCGCGTCCAGTTCACCCCCGACCTGATGCCGAGCGACGTGACCGGCTCCCTCGTCTACGACACCAGGAACTCAGAGTTCTCCTTCCAGCCCGGCCCGGTCTTCACGAACCTCCTGCTCGCCGACGAGATCAACCGCACGCCCCCGAAGACCCAGGCCTCTCTGCTCGAGGCGATGGAGGAGCGTCAGGTCACGGTCGACGGCACCCCGCGCGCCCTGCCCGAACCCTTCCTGGTGGCCGCGACCCAGAACCCCGTCGAGTACGAGGGCACCTATCCCCTGCCCGAGGCCCAACTCGACCGCTTCCTACTGAAGCTGACGGTCCCTCTGCCCTCCCGCGCGGACGAGATCCAGGTCCTCACCCGTCACGCCGAGGGCTTCGACCCCCGCGACCTGAAGGCCGTCGGAGTTCGCCCCGTAGCGGGCCCGGCCGAACTCGAAGCCGCCCGTTCCGCCGTCGCCAAGGTCTCGGTCTCCGCCGAGATCGCCGGCTATGTCGTCGATATCTGTCGTGCCACGCGAGAATCCCCCTCACTCAGCCTCGGGGTCTCCCCCCGAGGCGCCACCGCCCTGCTCTCCACCGCTCGCGCCTGGGCCTGGCTCACCGGCCGGGACTACGTCACCCCGGACGATGTGAAGGCCCTCGCTCTCCCCACCCTGCGTCATCGCATCCACCTGCGGCCCGAGGCCGAGATGGAAGGAGTCACCCCCGACTCCGTCATCCACTCGATCCTCGCCCACGTCCCCGTCCCCCGCTGA
- a CDS encoding DUF58 domain-containing protein — translation MALTGRTALLAALGSVPVGILAPSWAGMLAVNVPLSLAILCDYALAAPVRTLQFTRSGDTSVRLGDAADVQITVTNPSRRLLRAQLRDAWPPSSWLPGTEQPASRHRLAVPAGERRRLTTRLRPTRRGDRRAERITVRSYGPLGLAARQGNHEVPWTVRVLPPFTSRKHLPSRLARLRELDGRTSVLTRGEGTEFDSLRAYVPGDDTRSIDWRATARQSTVAVRTWRPERDRHLLIVLDTGRTSAGRVGDVPRLDASMDAALLLTALASRAGDRVDLLAYDRRLRAQVQGRSARDVLPAVVDALAPLEPELVETDARGLAATALARAPRRSLIVLLTSLDSAPIEEGLLPVLPQLAQRHTVLLASVSDPHIARMATNRGSVEGVYEAAAATQTQTQRARTAEQLRRHGVTVVDASPDTLAPALADAYLALKAAGRL, via the coding sequence ATGGCCCTCACCGGACGAACAGCGCTGCTCGCCGCCCTCGGATCGGTACCCGTCGGCATCCTCGCCCCCAGCTGGGCGGGAATGCTCGCCGTGAACGTGCCCCTCTCCCTCGCAATTCTGTGCGACTACGCCTTGGCGGCGCCAGTACGAACGCTCCAATTCACCCGAAGTGGTGATACATCCGTTCGACTTGGTGACGCGGCAGACGTCCAGATCACCGTCACCAATCCTTCCCGCCGCCTCCTCCGCGCCCAGCTCCGCGACGCCTGGCCCCCCAGCAGCTGGCTCCCCGGCACCGAACAGCCCGCATCCCGCCACCGTCTGGCGGTCCCCGCCGGCGAACGCCGCCGTCTCACCACGCGCCTGCGCCCGACCCGGCGCGGCGACCGCCGGGCCGAGCGGATCACGGTCCGCTCGTACGGCCCCCTGGGCCTGGCGGCCCGCCAGGGCAACCACGAGGTTCCCTGGACCGTCCGCGTCCTGCCCCCGTTCACCAGCCGCAAGCACCTGCCGTCCCGCCTGGCGCGGCTCCGCGAACTCGACGGCCGCACCAGCGTCCTGACACGCGGTGAGGGAACGGAGTTCGACAGCCTCCGCGCCTACGTCCCGGGTGACGACACCCGCTCGATCGACTGGCGGGCCACCGCCCGCCAGAGCACCGTCGCCGTCCGCACCTGGCGCCCCGAGCGCGACCGCCACCTCCTGATCGTCCTGGACACCGGCCGCACCTCGGCAGGCCGCGTCGGCGACGTCCCCCGCCTGGACGCCTCCATGGACGCGGCCCTCCTGCTCACCGCGCTCGCGTCCCGCGCCGGTGACCGCGTGGACCTCCTGGCCTACGACCGCCGGCTCCGCGCCCAGGTCCAGGGCCGATCCGCCCGCGACGTCCTCCCCGCCGTGGTGGACGCCCTCGCCCCGCTCGAACCCGAACTCGTGGAGACCGACGCCCGCGGCCTGGCCGCGACGGCCCTCGCACGCGCTCCCCGCCGCTCACTGATCGTCCTTCTGACGAGCCTCGACTCCGCTCCGATCGAGGAGGGGCTCCTCCCGGTCCTGCCGCAGCTCGCCCAGCGGCACACGGTCCTGCTCGCCTCGGTCTCGGACCCGCACATCGCCCGCATGGCGACGAACCGCGGCTCGGTCGAGGGCGTCTACGAAGCCGCGGCAGCCACCCAGACCCAGACCCAGCGCGCTCGGACCGCGGAGCAGCTCCGCCGCCATGGCGTCACGGTCGTCGACGCCTCCCCCGACACCCTCGCCCCCGCCCTGGCCGACGCGTACCTCGCCCTCAAGGCAGCCGGCCGCCTGTAG
- a CDS encoding ComF family protein: MRGWWREIAGLVLPVACGGCGRQRVELCASCEAALTGAGEGPRRVRPSPEPAGLPAVHAVAPYADAVRELLIAHKERGALTLARPLGGALAVAVEAAAGGVEGLASLPLLLVPVPSSRRSVRARGHDPTRRIALAAAARLRGTGRRARVVPVLRQRRYVADQAGLGARGRLANLSGALELVPGGERLLRAGKVVLVDDLMTTGASLAEAARALGDVRLSFVPGIPHGLPSGSGQRGFEQRAAAVIASSPASFEINRNSQGTWNVAGGER; encoded by the coding sequence ATGCGGGGGTGGTGGCGCGAGATCGCCGGGCTGGTGCTGCCGGTCGCCTGCGGAGGCTGCGGCAGGCAGCGCGTCGAGCTGTGCGCTTCGTGCGAGGCCGCGTTGACCGGAGCGGGGGAGGGGCCGCGCAGGGTGCGGCCCTCGCCCGAGCCGGCCGGGCTGCCCGCCGTGCACGCCGTCGCGCCGTACGCCGACGCCGTCCGTGAACTGCTCATCGCCCACAAGGAACGCGGGGCGCTCACCCTCGCCAGGCCCCTGGGTGGCGCCCTTGCCGTCGCCGTGGAGGCCGCTGCCGGGGGCGTCGAGGGCCTCGCGTCGCTACCGCTGCTCCTTGTACCGGTGCCCTCCTCGCGGCGCTCCGTACGGGCGCGTGGCCACGATCCGACGCGCCGGATCGCGCTGGCGGCGGCGGCCCGACTGCGGGGCACGGGACGGCGGGCGCGGGTCGTGCCGGTGCTGCGGCAGCGGCGGTACGTGGCGGACCAGGCGGGACTCGGGGCGCGCGGACGGCTCGCGAACCTCTCCGGGGCGCTGGAGCTCGTGCCCGGCGGCGAGCGGCTGCTCCGGGCGGGAAAGGTGGTGCTCGTCGACGATCTGATGACCACGGGCGCCTCGCTGGCCGAGGCGGCGCGCGCCCTCGGCGACGTTCGCCTTTCGTTCGTTCCTGGAATACCGCACGGCTTACCGAGTGGTTCGGGGCAGCGCGGATTCGAACAGCGGGCGGCGGCTGTGATCGCATCCTCTCCCGCTTCGTTCGAAATAAACCGGAACTCGCAAGGAACTTGGAACGTTGCAGGTGGTGAGAGGTGA
- a CDS encoding DUF4129 domain-containing protein, which translates to MTVTGGMATALARLRADDDIPVDISRVPAQEAAERELSKPMYHENDPNLLQRGLDRFWEWVGDLFAAASGATPGGVVGLVAIALLVIAAAAAFWWRLGTPHRAPGATGDSLFADGPRTARDHRAAATRHASAGRWNQAVQERTRAIVRSLEERALLDPRPGRTADEAAAEASRSLPAHADELRLAVRVFDDVTYGGRTADEPAYRRVEELDSALERTRPTLDTASTGTPA; encoded by the coding sequence GTGACGGTCACGGGGGGAATGGCCACGGCACTGGCGCGGCTCCGCGCCGACGACGACATCCCGGTGGACATCTCCCGCGTCCCCGCCCAGGAGGCGGCGGAGCGGGAGCTGTCCAAGCCGATGTACCACGAGAACGACCCGAACCTCCTCCAGCGCGGCCTCGACCGCTTCTGGGAATGGGTCGGCGACCTCTTCGCGGCCGCGTCGGGCGCCACGCCCGGCGGCGTGGTCGGCCTGGTCGCGATCGCTCTGCTCGTGATCGCCGCGGCAGCCGCCTTCTGGTGGCGCCTCGGCACCCCCCACCGCGCACCGGGCGCCACCGGCGACTCCCTCTTCGCGGACGGCCCCCGCACCGCCCGCGACCACCGGGCCGCCGCCACCCGCCACGCCTCCGCCGGCCGCTGGAACCAGGCCGTCCAGGAGCGCACCCGGGCCATCGTCCGGTCCCTGGAGGAACGCGCCCTGCTCGACCCCCGCCCCGGCCGCACCGCGGACGAGGCCGCCGCCGAAGCCAGCCGCTCCCTCCCCGCCCACGCGGACGAACTGCGCCTCGCCGTCCGCGTCTTCGACGACGTCACATACGGCGGTCGCACCGCCGACGAACCCGCGTACCGCCGCGTCGAGGAACTGGACAGCGCCCTGGAGCGCACCCGTCCCACCCTCGACACCGCCTCCACGGGGACGCCCGCATGA
- a CDS encoding LpqB family beta-propeller domain-containing protein, translating into MPDSGDVQAVKGVNQGDSQVRVYAVAPRENADPDEIVDGFLEAMTSDDPGFATARKYLTSQAARTWKPAQSITVLTTAPNRDLADRNADPDNQGRSYPLSGRKIATVDARHAYQPISPAAYLQSIHVVQQPSANGKGREWRIDSLPPGLVLGEADFLRNYRSVNKYYFASGQDWVVADPVYIRQRQDPVTRMDPVTQTVRALLEGPTNWLKPAVDSSFPSGTELRKGVTTLTPDDQSTLKVPLNARADLVGGEPCRRMAAQLLFTLRDLTSVNAEQVELQGSKGQALCRLGKGQATDEFAPVRNAERDENPYFVDEHRKLTMLVGAGKEANAPIEVPGPLGKGTLRLGSVAVDRGETRAAGVGENGRELFVSSITTEETAAPAIMSSKGVKPTDRLSAPSWDGRGNLWIADRDPAAPQLWMVPNGTGEPVKVRTPWLADDARIESLRVSADGVRIALVITRDGDTTLQIGRVQRQTSGDEPVVSVLDLQPAAPRMESVTAVSWAGPSRLVVVGKEAGGVQQIRYLQTDGSTSATSVLPGLNGVTSVAAPYKGSVPLIADSGNDGIVRLVPGTNWQPVVKTGTSPVYPG; encoded by the coding sequence ATGCCCGACAGCGGCGACGTCCAGGCGGTCAAGGGGGTCAACCAGGGCGACTCGCAGGTGCGGGTCTACGCCGTGGCGCCCCGGGAGAACGCGGACCCGGACGAGATCGTCGACGGCTTCCTGGAGGCCATGACCAGTGACGACCCCGGCTTCGCCACCGCCCGCAAGTACCTGACGAGCCAGGCCGCGCGGACCTGGAAGCCGGCGCAGAGCATCACCGTGCTCACCACCGCGCCCAACCGTGACCTGGCCGACCGCAACGCCGACCCCGACAACCAGGGCCGCTCCTACCCGCTCTCCGGCCGCAAGATCGCGACCGTGGACGCCCGGCACGCGTACCAGCCGATCAGCCCCGCCGCGTACCTCCAGTCGATCCACGTCGTGCAGCAGCCCTCGGCGAACGGCAAGGGCAGGGAGTGGCGCATCGACAGCCTGCCGCCGGGCCTGGTGCTCGGCGAGGCCGATTTCCTGCGTAACTACCGGTCGGTCAACAAGTACTACTTCGCGTCCGGGCAGGACTGGGTCGTCGCCGACCCGGTCTACATCCGGCAGCGCCAGGACCCCGTCACCCGGATGGATCCGGTGACCCAGACGGTCAGGGCGCTCCTCGAAGGCCCCACGAACTGGTTGAAGCCCGCCGTCGACTCCAGCTTCCCCTCGGGCACGGAGCTGCGGAAGGGCGTCACCACGCTCACTCCCGACGACCAGTCCACGCTCAAGGTGCCGCTGAACGCCAGGGCTGACCTGGTGGGCGGCGAGCCGTGCCGGCGGATGGCGGCGCAGCTGCTGTTCACGCTGCGCGACCTGACCTCCGTGAACGCCGAGCAGGTGGAGCTCCAGGGGTCGAAGGGCCAGGCGCTGTGCCGTCTCGGCAAGGGGCAGGCGACCGACGAGTTCGCACCCGTGCGGAACGCGGAACGGGACGAGAACCCGTACTTCGTCGACGAGCACCGCAAGCTGACGATGCTGGTCGGCGCGGGCAAGGAGGCCAACGCGCCCATCGAGGTGCCCGGCCCGCTCGGCAAGGGCACCCTGCGGCTCGGGTCGGTCGCCGTGGACCGGGGCGAGACCCGGGCCGCCGGCGTCGGGGAGAACGGCCGCGAGCTGTTCGTCTCCTCGATCACCACCGAGGAGACGGCGGCTCCGGCGATCATGAGCAGCAAGGGCGTCAAGCCCACCGACCGGTTGTCCGCGCCCAGCTGGGACGGCCGGGGCAACCTGTGGATCGCCGACCGTGACCCCGCCGCCCCTCAGCTGTGGATGGTGCCCAACGGCACCGGAGAGCCCGTCAAGGTGCGGACGCCGTGGCTGGCGGACGACGCGAGGATCGAGTCGCTGCGGGTCTCCGCCGACGGGGTCCGGATCGCGCTCGTCATCACCCGGGACGGCGACACGACCCTGCAGATCGGCCGGGTCCAGCGGCAGACGTCGGGCGACGAGCCGGTCGTCTCGGTGCTCGACCTCCAGCCCGCCGCGCCCCGGATGGAGTCGGTCACGGCCGTCTCCTGGGCCGGGCCGAGCAGGCTCGTCGTGGTCGGCAAGGAGGCGGGCGGCGTCCAGCAGATCCGCTACCTCCAGACCGACGGCTCGACCTCGGCGACCTCGGTGCTCCCCGGTCTGAACGGGGTGACCTCGGTGGCCGCGCCGTACAAGGGCTCCGTGCCGCTGATCGCCGACTCCGGCAACGACGGCATCGTGCGGCTCGTGCCGGGCACCAACTGGCAGCCCGTGGTCAAGACCGGCACCTCGCCCGTCTATCCGGGGTAG
- a CDS encoding DUF7544 domain-containing protein yields the protein MNDTPGWTSPGSAPSDDQNGSGVPRPASPADANGSTPQWSTDQPPAGQWSPPTGQTPPPAPGRGPGWGTPPPNAHWGRPPAAKPGVIPLRPLGMGEILDGAVKTLRTYWRTVLAITVTVAVISQIANILAQKYLAPDVPSPTPDASPAEALEQSLDAAQASLIGLGPALLVTLMASLVSAALLTVVISRAVLGRPVSLGAAWQEARPRLLQLLGLTLLLAAMSTAIVMVGLLPGLLLGGAAGVALTLLGGLGALAAVVWLMIRFSLASPALMLERGGVTQSLKRSAKLVQGAWWRILGITLLTQLLIFIFSMIIAIPFTIIGIAVDGDGFSGMLSGTSTTFGWPFLIITGIGGVITSAITYPISAGVTVLLYVDQRIRREALDLELARAAGIPGYGPTAGTQTVGG from the coding sequence GTGAACGACACTCCGGGCTGGACCTCGCCCGGATCCGCCCCCTCCGACGACCAGAACGGCTCCGGGGTCCCCCGGCCCGCCTCTCCGGCCGACGCGAACGGCTCCACCCCTCAGTGGTCCACGGACCAGCCGCCCGCCGGGCAGTGGTCCCCGCCGACCGGCCAGACCCCGCCCCCGGCCCCCGGCCGTGGCCCGGGCTGGGGAACTCCTCCCCCGAACGCCCACTGGGGCCGGCCTCCGGCCGCGAAGCCGGGAGTGATCCCGCTGCGCCCGCTGGGCATGGGCGAGATCCTCGACGGCGCGGTGAAGACCCTCCGCACCTACTGGCGCACCGTGCTGGCCATCACGGTCACGGTCGCGGTGATCTCCCAGATCGCCAACATCCTGGCCCAGAAGTACCTCGCCCCCGACGTTCCGTCCCCGACCCCGGACGCCAGCCCCGCCGAGGCGCTCGAGCAGTCCCTCGACGCGGCTCAGGCCTCGCTGATCGGCCTCGGCCCCGCCCTCCTGGTGACACTGATGGCCTCCCTGGTCAGCGCCGCCCTGTTGACCGTCGTCATCAGCCGCGCCGTCCTCGGCCGCCCGGTCTCGCTCGGCGCCGCCTGGCAGGAGGCCCGACCGCGGCTCCTCCAGCTCCTCGGCCTGACCCTGCTGCTCGCGGCGATGAGCACCGCCATCGTCATGGTCGGCCTGCTCCCCGGTCTGCTGCTCGGCGGCGCCGCGGGCGTGGCCCTGACCCTCCTCGGCGGTCTCGGCGCCCTGGCGGCGGTCGTCTGGCTGATGATCCGCTTCAGCCTGGCCTCCCCCGCCCTGATGCTGGAGCGCGGCGGCGTCACGCAGTCGCTGAAGCGCTCGGCGAAGCTGGTTCAGGGCGCGTGGTGGCGCATCCTCGGCATCACTCTCCTCACCCAGCTGCTGATCTTCATCTTCTCCATGATCATCGCGATTCCGTTCACCATCATCGGCATCGCGGTCGACGGAGACGGCTTCTCCGGCATGCTCTCGGGCACGTCCACCACCTTCGGCTGGCCGTTCCTGATCATCACGGGCATCGGCGGTGTGATCACCAGCGCGATCACCTACCCGATCTCGGCCGGTGTCACGGTCCTCCTGTACGTGGACCAGCGCATCCGCCGCGAAGCCCTGGACCTCGAACTGGCCAGGGCCGCGGGCATCCCCGGCTACGGCCCCACCGCGGGCACCCAGACCGTCGGCGGCTGA